CCAGAAACGTGCCCAAACGTATAAATTAATGCCATCACTACTAACCCAAACGTAATCGCAATGCCTATATGTGTCAAGCTATTTGTAATGCTATTAATGATGATGGCACCTGTCCCAGCGAATACTAAAAAATACGTCCCTAAATACTCTGAAATTAACTTCTTTCTCATATTTCAACTACCTTTACTATGCATTTTTGGCTACTTACATGATATGCGTAACCCCTTGTTTTCAAGCTCTTTAATTTTTTCGAGTTGATCGGGCAAGAACTTCATTATATCTTGAATCAATGGATAGTATTGACTATCAGTATTTAAAGAATAAATCATCCATTGACTTTTTCGATTTTCTTTCACAAGGCCACTATCTTTTAATTTCCTCAAATGCTGACTAACTGCGGGCTGACTCATTCCAAAAATATCTACGAATTCACATACGCAAAATTCATCATGATAAAGAAGTGCAATGATTGATAAGCGGGTCTTATCACCTAACAATTTCATCTGCTTAGCCATATGCTCAATTTCAATATGAGGTAATTCTATTTTGTCCTCCCCCTTTAGTAAAGGTTGCTTTATTTTCATCCTGAGAAATACGTATGAACTTTTTCTTGTTTAAACGATTTGTTGTTCTAAGCTAGATCATTCAAAGTGTATCACTTTTTCAGTTTCATAACTTAGTTATCATAAGAATATAAATATATGCTTATATAATAGAATGCTTATATAAATACGTCAACTCATTATTTCATATAACCCTTCATAAAATTACATAGCTTTATCATAAATTAGGGGTGTTTTCGCATTGAATGTTACTTTTCGTTCTTAGTTATAAACTCGTATATATATAACGTTTGTGGCATCTTTTCTACCAGTTATTAATTTCTCAAAAAATTATCATATTAGTGAAAAAGGCAACATAGTTAACGAAAAATATCTAAAGAAATTTGCTAATATACTTTTCCATATTACTCAAATACTCATGTACAAGCTTACACCACTGCATTTTGATATATATATTGTATATCTCTACATTTGTCCTCCCTTAATTAACCCTTTGCCATTGTTATGTATATGTACTTGTTTCTATATTGTCACCCACTATTAACGATTTCACATTTTTTCTTGTATACCTCTTCCATAAATGCATTCATGCATTTGCTAAGTAACTTTGACAGTTTTAATTTTATAAAATTAATTTTAATTTATCGTAGTCATATATTCATTAAGCGTTAAATTACAGTTTATCTGATTCCGATTTCATATTGCCATGTTTAATATTAATAGTTAGTTGATGACTAAATATTGACATACGTTTCATAAATAGTATAATTTAGACAGTTTGAGCTAAATACACAAGGCTGTTTTCGCATAGAGTTGCTTTTTGTAACCTTTGTTGTTATTAATACAAAATTACTCCAGTAAAAAAGAAGTCTTATGTGATTATCATCATATATAGAAAACTAGATGCAAGAAACAATAGCTTGATCCCTGTTTACTTATTTGTACGAAAAACACAAAGACAACCTTGTAATAAGAGCTATGAACGTTTTGGGAACCTTTCTTTCTCTAAGGCTGTTTTCGCATTGATTGTTGTTTTTCGTAATTAAGAAAGAACACCTACACAACTAACGTTCGTGGCACCTTTTCTTCTGGACAACGATGAATAACATTATATAACCACTTTTTATCGTACTAATTTGATAACAATAGCAACATAGTTTACGAAAAGAGCTTTCTCTAAAGACTATAAAAAACTCATCAGTTACTCAAGCAACAGAGCTTACAAAAGAGCTTTACGCAATACCAGTATGCTAGAGTATTACGAAAACCGGAAATAATCTCCACGAAGAACACCTAGCAAACTGACTAAGCTATGCCCCCTACGATTATCAACATTAATCATCACGTCGTCATTAAAACGAAGTTTTTCAAAAACATAGGTTTCAGAAACTAATTTCGGGAGGAGAAATTGTTTTGCACAGGACTATTCACCTGTTGTTTCCATTAATTCTTTTAATTAGTATTGTTCTCACAGCTTGTGGTGAAGAAAAACCTTATGAAATCATAAAAACAGAAAGTAAAGTAACAGAGTTCGATGACCGAATACAGCTGGAATTTCAATTTGAAATTAATAATTATACAGATAAAGATTATTATTTCTCATTGGTTTTTCCATCATATATTCAAGAGGCTCTCATTACGAAAGTTGAATTTATTAAAATAATGGCTGACAGTACCAATTCTGGAGTGATGTTAGTAACTGCTAGTAAAGATGGTGGACAAATGTCAGAAGAAACTATTAAATCTATTATTAACGGAGGGCTTCCTTTTGTGGAACAAATATTAATTGGAAAAACTTTAAATTTAAATTGAATGACTTAGAAAACCGTATTAACTGAGATCACCATAATTACAACTTAAAATTCTAACGTAGATGTGCTCTTTAAAGAATCAAGCTACATTATTTATATTGGGGGATTGATGAGTTGAACAATTACAATAGAGTACTATTAAAATTAAGTGGAGGAGCACTTAGCGATAATAATGGTGAAAACTTTTCCATTGAAAAATTAAATCATATTGCTAAAGAAGTATTAAGTATTGTAAATATGGGCATTGAGGTATCCATTGTGATTGGTGGAGGAAACATCTTCCGTGGTCACTTAGCTGATGTGTGGGGAATTGACCGTGTGGAAGCAGATAATATAGGAACATTAGGAACAATTATTAATAGTCTAATGCTACGTGGCGTTCTGACATCGACTACGAACAAAGAAGTGAGGGTTATGACATCTATTCCTGTAACATCGGTTGCTGAGCCATATATAAGGTTGCGCGCACTCCAGCATTTAAATAAAGGTTATATTATTATTTTTGGAGGTGGAAACGGCCAACCGTTTGTTACGACCGATTATCCGAGTGTACAAAGAGCTATTGAGATGAATAGTGATGCCATACTAGTAGCAAAGCAAGGTACTTCAGGCGTTTTTGATTCAGATCCGAACGCCAATCCACAAGCTAAAATGTTCCGCAAATTAAACTACAATGATATCGTCAAAAAAGACATTAAAGTAATGGACCAATCCGCATTGCTGTTAGCAAGAGACCACCATCTACCTGTACACATATTTAATTTTGATCAAGTAGGCTCTATGAAGAAAATATGCGAGGGCTTTCAATGTGGCACGATAATCCACGATAAAGAGACAACAACATTATAAAATCCATTTGACCGGTCCTCTAAATCTGTCATGGATCAAAGCGATTATGCTATTAAACTTTGTAGCTTTGATCCATTATTCATTTAGTCCTATCTGTTCATTCACCGTTTACAAAAAGTAAATTATTTCAATTTTATATTGACAAATAAACCCAACCACAGTAAAATATAAATTAATATTTAGCTAATTAGTTAAATATCAAAATAAAAACCTTCTTGGGGGAACTTCTATGTCTCTAAATTTGGCCTTCAAAGCTTTGTCTGATCCTACCCGCCGAAAAATTTTAGATTTACTAAAAAACAAAGACTTAACAGCCGGAGAAATTGCTGAACATTTTAATATGACTAAGCCAAGCATTTCACGTCATTTGCATTTGCTAAAGCAAGCAGACCTAGTATGGGAT
This window of the Bacillus sp. SM2101 genome carries:
- a CDS encoding metalloregulator ArsR/SmtB family transcription factor, which translates into the protein MKIKQPLLKGEDKIELPHIEIEHMAKQMKLLGDKTRLSIIALLYHDEFCVCEFVDIFGMSQPAVSQHLRKLKDSGLVKENRKSQWMIYSLNTDSQYYPLIQDIMKFLPDQLEKIKELENKGLRISCK
- the pyrH gene encoding UMP kinase, which encodes MNNYNRVLLKLSGGALSDNNGENFSIEKLNHIAKEVLSIVNMGIEVSIVIGGGNIFRGHLADVWGIDRVEADNIGTLGTIINSLMLRGVLTSTTNKEVRVMTSIPVTSVAEPYIRLRALQHLNKGYIIIFGGGNGQPFVTTDYPSVQRAIEMNSDAILVAKQGTSGVFDSDPNANPQAKMFRKLNYNDIVKKDIKVMDQSALLLARDHHLPVHIFNFDQVGSMKKICEGFQCGTIIHDKETTTL
- a CDS encoding autorepressor SdpR family transcription factor; amino-acid sequence: MSLNLAFKALSDPTRRKILDLLKNKDLTAGEIAEHFNMTKPSISRHLHLLKQADLVWDERKGQYIIYSLNTTVFQDLMKWVLQFQHKED